The Anaerolineales bacterium genome segment GCGACTAGCAGCCAGCAGCTAGGTAGTCGCTAGATACTAGTCTCTAGCTGCTTTCGAGAACAAGGAGCCCTACATGCTGAAGTCTCCACCCAGCGGCATCATCCCGGCCATGGTGACGCCATTTACCCGGGAACAGGAAGTCAACGAGAAGGCCCTGCGCCGGCTGGTCAACCATTGCATCGAGGGCGGGGTTCACGGCGTCTTCGCCGTCGGCAGCCAGGGTGAGTTCTGGGCGCTGACACCGGAGGAGAAACGGAGGATCTGGGAAGCGGTTGTAGACGAAACCCGCGGCCGGGTGCCGGTGTACGCTGGCACCGTCGGGGTCACCACCCGCGAGACGATTGCTCTGACCCGGATGGCCAAGGAAGCTGGGGTCGATGCGGTCTCGATCCTCACGCCGTATTTCATCTCGCCCAGCGATGACCAGCTGTTCGATCACTACCAGGCCGTGGCGGAAGCGGTCGACATCCCGATCCTGCTGTACACCAATCCGGCCCGCACCGGCGTCAAGATCTCGGTCGGCCTGCTGGAACGCTTGACCAGGGTGCCGGGGATTGTCGGCCTGAAGGACTCGAGCGGCGATCTGGAGCTGACAGCGGAGTACATCCGGGCCGCTCCGCCCGAGTTCTCCGTCCTGATGGGCCGAGACACGTTGATCTACGCCGGCCTGCTGTACGGCACCCGCGGTGGGATTGCCGCCACGGGCAACGTCAAGCCGGCGCTGGTGGCCGAGATCTACGACAAGTTCATCGCCGGCGATCTGCCGGGAGCGCTGCAAGCCCAGCGGGCGCTGGCGCCGCTGCGCCTGGCCTTCACCTGGGGCTCCTTCCCGGTGGTGATCAAAGAGGCCCTCGACCTGATGGGCATGGAAGGCGGCCCGGCTCGCTCACCGATCGGGCCATTGACGCCTGAACAGCGGGCACGGCTGAAAGGTGTGCTCAAGGACATGGGAGCGATCTAAGTTTGGACTCGGAAGGCGCCGCTCTGGCACGCTGGTGGGAGGTAGAAGGATGAAAGGAACAATGAAGGCGGTACGCAAGACCCGCACGCAGCCGGGGCTGGATCTGGTCGACATCGACATCCCATCGATCAAGCCGGACGAGGCTTTGGTCAAGGTGTTCTCAACCGCCATCTGCGGCTCTGATATCCATTTCTACAACTGGGACGAGTTTGCCCAGCGGAGGCTCAAACCACCGCTGACCATCGGACATGAGTTCAGCGGCGAGATCATCGAGGTCGGCCCCGCCGTGCGGGAGTTCAAGGTGGGCGATTACATCACCGCCGACAGTCACATCGTGTGCGGTGTATGCGAAGTCTGCAAGATGGGGCTGCAGCATATCTGCCAGAACCTAAAGATCTTCGGCAACGATGTCGACGGCTCGTTTGCCCAGTACGTGGCCGTGCCGGAGACCTCGCTCTGGCATTTGTCACGCGAGGTGCACCCGGATATCGGGGGCATCATGGAGCCGCTGGGTGGAGCGGTCCAGGCGGTGCTGATCGAGCCGGTCACGGCCAAGTACGTCGTGATCTACGGCGATGGGCCGATGGCCCTGCTGGCGGCGGGTGTGGCCCGCGCCTCCGGGGCGCGCAAGGTTTCGCTGGTCGGGATGGTGCCCAGCCGGCTGGAGGTCGCCAAGCGCATGGGCGCCGAGGCAGTCTTCAACATCAACGACAGCCTGGACTTCGTGCAGGCGATCAAGGATGACACCCGCGGCCTCGGCGCCGATGTCGTGCTCGAGATGGCAGGAGCCGCAGCATCGATCAAGAACGCCTTCGACTCGGTGCGCAAGGGCGGGCGAGTGACCCTGTTCGGCATCAGCCCCAAGCCGGTCGAGCTGGATATCAATTTCTCGATCATCCTGCGGCAGGTCACGGTGCGCGGGGTTGCCGGGCGTCATATGTGGGACACCTGGCGGCTGATGGACGGGCTGCTGGCCTCGGGTCAGCTGGATCCGAGCCCGGTGATCACCCACCGCTTGCCGCTGGAGAAGTTCGACGAAGGGTTCAAGCTTCTAACGACGGGAAGCCGGGAGGGGATCAAGATCATGCTGCACCCGAACGGCACACCCTGAGCGGATGCGGCAGGGGAGATTGGCAAGTGGGCGGGTGCAGATAGCAGGCCAATGCGGCTCACGCTCCGCCCCGGCTCCGGGCAGGGGCCTTCCGGTTGTCCAGCTCGTCATGTGGGCAGGAGAGGAGTTGTAGGCATGGGTTCTAAAGGTGATGAGATCAACTACCACGAGATCGAGATCGTCGGCGACGGCCGCGGCACGATGCAGGGCGACTACCTGTTGAACAAAGACCGCCCGATGGACCGCATCCGCTGGGCGATCGAGTGCTTCCCGGAGTGGGGCCAGTTCCTCAACAAGCAGATCGAGAGCACCCAGGTCGAGAAAGGCACCTATGCCTTCTGGTGGACGGGCGGCATGGGGTTTGTGCTCAAGTCGCCCGGCGGGGCAGTGCTCCTGGTCGACAATTACGCCGGCCCTGCACACTACACCGAGTATGCCTACTGCGGTGTGTGCCGCACGACGGGCTCGCCGACCATCGACTGGATGCGGCTGAACCCGCAGGTGATCGACATCTTCGGTTTTGAGACGCTGGATGGCGTGTTCTGCTCGCACCAGCATGCCGACCACACCGACATCTACACCTTGAAGGCGACCACCCAAACCAGCAAGTGCCCGTTCTATGCCCCGCTGTCTT includes the following:
- the dapA gene encoding 4-hydroxy-tetrahydrodipicolinate synthase produces the protein MLKSPPSGIIPAMVTPFTREQEVNEKALRRLVNHCIEGGVHGVFAVGSQGEFWALTPEEKRRIWEAVVDETRGRVPVYAGTVGVTTRETIALTRMAKEAGVDAVSILTPYFISPSDDQLFDHYQAVAEAVDIPILLYTNPARTGVKISVGLLERLTRVPGIVGLKDSSGDLELTAEYIRAAPPEFSVLMGRDTLIYAGLLYGTRGGIAATGNVKPALVAEIYDKFIAGDLPGALQAQRALAPLRLAFTWGSFPVVIKEALDLMGMEGGPARSPIGPLTPEQRARLKGVLKDMGAI
- a CDS encoding alcohol dehydrogenase catalytic domain-containing protein, producing MKGTMKAVRKTRTQPGLDLVDIDIPSIKPDEALVKVFSTAICGSDIHFYNWDEFAQRRLKPPLTIGHEFSGEIIEVGPAVREFKVGDYITADSHIVCGVCEVCKMGLQHICQNLKIFGNDVDGSFAQYVAVPETSLWHLSREVHPDIGGIMEPLGGAVQAVLIEPVTAKYVVIYGDGPMALLAAGVARASGARKVSLVGMVPSRLEVAKRMGAEAVFNINDSLDFVQAIKDDTRGLGADVVLEMAGAAASIKNAFDSVRKGGRVTLFGISPKPVELDINFSIILRQVTVRGVAGRHMWDTWRLMDGLLASGQLDPSPVITHRLPLEKFDEGFKLLTTGSREGIKIMLHPNGTP